In Erigeron canadensis isolate Cc75 chromosome 1, C_canadensis_v1, whole genome shotgun sequence, a single window of DNA contains:
- the LOC122600703 gene encoding V-type proton ATPase subunit a1 — MEIMKNLPEMDLMRSEKMTFVQLIMPVESAHRAVSYLGELGLLQFRDLNDDKSPFQRTFVNQVKRCAEMSRKLRFFKDQIHKAGLLSPALPTMQPDVDLEALEIQLAEHEHELIEMNANSEKLQQTYNELLEFKLVLQKAGGFLVSTKSYETPEGRELDDNVYPSDYPDSASLLEQATHSGSSNLSGLRFISGIIPKSKILLFERMLFRATRGNLLFNQAPADDLIMDPLSSEMVEKVVFVVFFSGEQAKSKILKICEAFGANCYPVPEDLTKQSQITQEVLSRLSELETTLDVGIRHRNAALHSIGFHLTIWMNMVKREKAVFDTLNMLNFDVTKKCLVGEGWCPIFAKPQIQEALQRATFDSNSQVGIIFHVMDAVESPPTYFRTNAFTYAYQEIVDAYGVAKYQEANPAVYTVITFPFLFAVMFGDWGHGICLLLGALILIAREGKLGSQKLGSFMEMLFGGRYVLLLMSLFSIYCGLIYNEFFSVPYHIFGASAYRCRDDSCRDAYTVGLIKYRDAYPFGVDPSWRGSRSELPFLNSLKMKMSILFGVAQMNLGIMLSYFNSIFFKNSLDIRYQFVPQMIFLNSLFGYLSLLIIIKWCTGSQADLYHVMIYMFLSPFDDLGENELFWGQRALQILLLFSALVAVPWMLFPKPFILRKLHSERFQGRSYGILRNSEIDTDSEPGSARHHEEEFNFSEVFVHQMIHSIEFVLGSVSNTASYLRLWALSLAHSELSTVFYEKVLLLAWGYENIFIRMVGLAVFAFATAFILLMMETLSAFLHALRLHWVEFQNKFYGGDGYKFKPFSFAAITDDED; from the exons GTAAAAAGGTGTGCTGAAATGTCAAGAAAGCTCCGATTTTTCAAAGATCAGATACATAAAGCTGGTTTACTGTCTCCCGCTCTTCCTACGATGCAACCAGATGTTGACTTGGAGGCATTGGAG ATACAACTTGCTGAGCATGAACACGAACTTATTGAGATGAATGCTAATAGTGAGAAACTACAACAGACATACAATGAATTGCTAGAGTTCAAGCTGGTGTTGCAGAAG GCAGGAGGCTTCCTTGTCTCAACCAAGAGTTACGAGACTCCAGAAGGCAGAGAATTAGATGATAACGTGTATCCCAGTGATTATCCAGATTCTGCCTCCTTACTTGAGCAG GCTACACATTCTGGATCATCAAATCTATCTGGTCTTAGGTTTATTAGTGGCATTATTCCAAAATCAAAGATATTATTGTTTGAGAGAATGCTGTTCCGTGCAACAAGGGGGAACTTGCTTTTCAACCAGGCGCCCGCAGATGACCTGATCATGGATCCCCTATCATCCGAAATG GTTGAGAAAGTTGTATTTGTAGTGTTCTTCTCTGGGGAGCAGGCAAAGTCAAAAATACTGAAAATATGTGAAGCATTTGGTGCCAACTGCTATCCTGTTCCAGAGGACCTAACAAAGCAGAGCCAAATAACCCAAGAG GTTCTGTCACGCCTTTCGGAATTAGAAACCACTTTAGATGTCGGAATACGTCACAGAAATGCTGCTCTTCATTCTATTGGGTTTCACTTAACAATATGGATGAATATG GTTAAAAGAGAGAAAGCTGTGTTTGATACATTGAATATGTTAAACTTTGATGTTACAAAGAAGTGTCTAGTTGGAGAGGGATGGTGCCCTATATTTGCTAAACCCCAG attCAAGAGGCATTGCAACGTGCAACATTTGATAGCAATTCACAAGTCGGCATTATATTTCATGTCATGGATGCTGTGGAGTCACCTCCAACATATTTTAGAACCAACGCTTTCACATATGCATATCAAGAAATCGTTGACGCTTATGG CGTTGCTAAATACCAGGAAGCCAATCCAGCAGTTTATACTGTAATTACTTTTCCATTTCTTTTTGCCGTCATGTTTGGGGATTGGGGACATGGAATATGTTTGTTGTTGGGTGCGTTGATTCTCATAGCTCGTGAAGGGAAGCTTGGTTCTCAG AAACTTGGGAGCTTCATGGAGATGTTATTTGGTGGCCGTTACGTACTTCTGTTGATGTCACTTTTTTCAATCTATTGTGGTCTAATATACAATGAGTTCTTTTCTGTACCTTATCACATTTTTGGTGCCTCTGCTTATAGATGTCGTGATGATTCATGcag GGATGCATATACAGTTGGTTTGATCAAATATCGTGATGCGTACCCATTTGGTGTAGATCCAAGTTGGCGTGGGAGTCGTTCAGAGCTACCTTTTTTGAACTCtctcaaaatgaaaatgtctattttattcGGTGTTGCCCAGATGAATCTTGGAATTATGTTGAGCTACTTCAATTcgattttctttaaaaattctTTGGATATCAG GTATCAGTTTGTGCCACAGATGATATTTTTAAACAGCCTATTTGGGTATCTTTCGCTTCTTATTATCATAAAGTGGTGTACTGGTTCTCAAGCGGACCTTTATCATGTAATGATTTATATGTTCCTGAGTCCTTTCGACGATCTTGGTGAGAATGAGCTGTTTTGGGGACAAAGGGCCCTTCAG ATTTTGTTGTTATTTTCAGCTCTCGTTGCTGTTCCATGGATGCTTTTCCCCAAACCTTTTATTTTGAGAAAACTTCACTCCGAG AGATTTCAAGGTCGTTCATATGGGATTCTTAGAAACTCTGAGATAGATACCGATTCTGAGCCTGGTTCCGCAAGACACCACGAAGAGGAATTTAATTTTAGCGAGGTCTTTGTGCATCAAATGATACATTCTATTGAGTTTGTACTTGGTTCAGTTTCCAATACTGCTTCATATCTTCGATTATGGGCTTTGAG TTTAGCTCACTCAGAGTTGTCCACTGTATTCTACGAGAAAGTGCTCCTCCTTGCTTGGGG GTATGAAAACATCTTTATACGGATGGTGGGATTAGCGGTGTTCGCCTTTGCAACTGCATTTATACTACTTATGATGGAGACACTAAGTGCTTTCCTTCACGCTTTACGGCTACATTGGGTGGAAtttcaaaacaagttttatggaGGCGATGGTTATAAATTCAAACCTTTCTCCTTTGCAGCCAtaactgatgatgaagattag
- the LOC122585845 gene encoding protein LITTLE ZIPPER 3-like, with product MERLNSKLYMENCLIMQENEKLRKKAQLLNQENQALLSQLKQRLTLGDQNVNNATSSFTDLNLSTTTSKHGSSTSRK from the coding sequence atggaaaggcTAAACTCAAAGCTGTACATGGAGAACTGTTTGATCATGCAAGAAAATGAAAAGCTGAGGAAAAAAGCACAACTcctaaatcaagaaaatcaagcTTTACTTTCACAGCTTAAGCAAAGGCTAACTTTGGGTGACCAAAATGTCAACAATGCCACCAGCTCCTTCACTGATCTCAATCTGTCAACCACTACTTCCAAGCATGGCTCTTCAACTTCTAGAAAATAA
- the LOC122610391 gene encoding DDB1- and CUL4-associated factor 8 — MDIDIGSTYNNHHHHHHNNNNNNNNNNNNNNNNNNKVCELFFNRQIGFNPPYKFSRRISASQGVVKRIGLSGKLVGHDGCVNTIEFNNNGDHLVSGSDDRTVMFWNVATTSLILSYASGHVQNVFQAKIMPFTDDQTIVTSAADGQVRLGQVAENGHVHTKRLGKHHGRVHKLAVEPGSPRIFYSCGEDGLVQHFDLRRNSPTRLFCCSSFAETDQQSSSDSLRLNSIVIDPRNPNYLCIGGSDKYARVYDIRNFQKDQTLSNRDRPVNTFCPKHLIETHDVHITGMAYSGTSELLVSYNDELIYMFQKNMGLGPTPMAVSKEDLDNLEEPQAYSGHRNSLTVKGVSFFGPNSEYVMSGSDCGHIFIWSKKGGRLVRVMEGDRRIVNQVVPHPNIPVFASSGLEKDIKLWAPLSDDISPLPRDLEEIMESNRRGREDRSRVTLTPDVIMHILRLHRRQAMAYIERRHNRDDITNEEEDETDAYVLGFPDGDGGSLEEGDPNECNIV; from the exons atggaTATAGATATTGGTAGTACTTAcaacaatcatcatcatcatcatcataataataataataataataataataataataataataataataataataataataaggtttGTGAACTTTTTTTCAATAGACAGATCGGATTCAATCCTCCCTACAAATTCTCTCGCCGTATCTCTGCTTCCCAG GGTGTTGTAAAGAGGATTGGTCTTAGTGGTAAATTAGTTGGGCATGATGGATGTGTAAACACGATCGAGTTCAATAATAATGGCGATCACTTGGTGTCAGGTTCCGATGACAGAACGGTTATGTTTTGGAATGTGGCTACTACTTCTTTGATTCTTTCTTATGCTTCTGGTCATGTACAGAATGTTTTTCAGGCAAAAATTATGCCATTTACAGACGACCAAACAATAGTAACTTCTGCTGCTGATGGCCAA GTTAGACTTGGTCAAGTAGCAGAGAATGGTCACGTGCACACGAAAAGATTGGGGAAACACCATGGCCGTGTTCACAAGCTTGCAGTCGAGCCTGGAAGTCCCCGCATATTTTACAGCTGTGGTGAAGATGGACTAGTTCAACAT TTTGATTTACGACGTAATTCTCCCACAAGGCTTTTCTGTTGCTCCTCATTTGCAGAAACCGATCAGCAGTCTTCCTCGGACAGTTTAAGATTGAATTCAATTGTAATTGACCCGAGGAACCCTAATTATCTTTGTATAGGAGGTTCTGATAAATATGCACGTGTATACGATATTAGAAACTTTCAGAAGGACCAAACATTAAGCAATAGGGACCGTCCCGTAAACACATTTTGTCCAAAACACTTAATTGAGACTCATGATGTTCACATCACTGGGATGGCATACTCGGGCACCAGTGAACTTCTTGTTTCGTATAATGATGaacttatttatatgtttcaaaAGAATATGGGGTTAGGACCCACCCCCATGGCGGTTTCAAAAGAAGATTTAGATAATTTGGAAGAACCACAAGCCTATTCTGGGCATAGGAATTCTCTGACAGTTAAAGGGGTTAGTTTTTTTGGGCCTAATAGTGAGTATGTGATGAGTGGATCAGATTGTGGGCATATTTTTATTTGGAGTAAAAAAGGAGGCAGACTTGTTCGTGTAATGGAAGGAGATAGGCGCATAGTAAATCAAGTGGTGCCTCATCCTAATATCCCTGTTTTTGCTTCCTCCGGTTTGGAGAAGGATATAAAGCTTTGGGCGCCTTTGTCTGATGACATTTCCCCCCTGCCTCGTGATTTAGAAGAG ATCATGGAGTCAAACAGGCGAGGCAGAGAAGATCGTTCACGCGTTACACTCACCCCTGATGTAATAATGCATATTTTGCGACTTCACAGGAGGCAGGCAATGGCTTATATTGAAAGAAGACATAATAGAGATGATATTACAAATGAAGAGGAAGATGAAACTGATGCGTATGTCTTGGGATTCCCTGATGGTGACGGCGGCTCCTTGGAAGAGGGAGATCCAAATGAGTGTAATATAGTTTAG